Proteins encoded together in one Streptomyces sp. TLI_171 window:
- a CDS encoding DUF6191 domain-containing protein, with product MSLPGLVCALAVLAFVDQVALRARRSRWIPWRGTGREGQISSTGFEQLHAQFAAGKQAELEQRKTTLMLRDEEGEGAPPRSRVNLEGGVAVIRAAGRQSDERTGGGASKMAADRPVGGGGGRS from the coding sequence ATGAGCCTGCCCGGTCTGGTGTGCGCGCTGGCGGTGCTGGCGTTCGTGGACCAGGTCGCGCTGCGGGCACGGCGGAGCCGGTGGATCCCGTGGCGCGGGACGGGGCGGGAGGGTCAGATCTCGTCGACCGGGTTCGAGCAGCTGCACGCCCAGTTCGCGGCCGGGAAGCAGGCCGAGCTGGAGCAGCGGAAGACCACGCTGATGCTCCGGGACGAGGAGGGCGAGGGGGCTCCGCCGCGTTCCCGGGTGAACCTGGAGGGCGGGGTCGCGGTGATCCGCGCGGCGGGGCGGCAGTCCGACGAGCGTACTGGTGGGGGAGCGTCAAAGATGGCTGCGGATCGGCCGGTTGGCGGTGGCGGGGGCCGCTCTTGA
- a CDS encoding DLW-39 family protein: MKKLLLVALVALGGFFVYRQVQADRAEQDLWTEATDPVPAGR; the protein is encoded by the coding sequence GTGAAGAAGCTCCTCCTGGTCGCCCTGGTCGCCCTCGGCGGCTTCTTTGTCTACCGTCAGGTCCAGGCGGACCGCGCCGAGCAGGACCTGTGGACCGAGGCGACCGACCCGGTCCCCGCCGGCCGCTGA